In Opisthocomus hoazin isolate bOpiHoa1 chromosome 14, bOpiHoa1.hap1, whole genome shotgun sequence, the following proteins share a genomic window:
- the MOSPD1 gene encoding motile sperm domain-containing protein 1 has product MQQQKRQPELVEGNLPVFVFPTELIFYADDQSTHKQVLTLYNPYEFALKFKVLCTTPSKYAVVDPTGAVKPQCCVDIVIRHRDVRAAYYGVIDKFRLQVSEQTQRKALGKKEIIATLLPSAKEQQQQKEEEEKRIKEHLTESVFFEQTLCQPENRTASSGPSLLTVFLGIVCIAALMLPTLGEMESLVPLYLHLSVNQKLVAAYVLGLITMVILRT; this is encoded by the exons ATGCAGCAACAAAAAAGACAGCCAGAGTTAGTGGAAGGAAAtcttcctgtttttgtttttcctacagAACTTATATTTTATGCAGATGACCAGTCAACACACAAGCAGGTGTTGACTCTATATAACCCCTATGAGTTTGCCTTAAAATTCAAAG TTCTTTGTACAACTCCAAGCAAATATGCGGTGGTTGATCCTACTGGTGCAGTGAAGCCGCAATGCTGTGTTGATAT CGTGATTCGTCACAGAGATGTTCGGGCTGCTTACTATGGTGTGATAGATAAATTCCGTCTACAAGTGTCTGAGCAGACCCAGAGGAAAGCATTAGGGAAAAAGGAGATTATTGCTACTCTACTTCCATCTGCaaaggaacagcaacaacaaaaggaagaggaggaaaaacgaATAAAAGAACACCTGACAGAAAGTGTCTTTTTTGAGCAGACTTTGTGTCAACCAG aaaacagaactgcCTCGTCGGGACCTAGTTTACTAACAGTCTTCCTAGGAATAGTGTGTATTGCAGCACTAATGCTACCTACATTGGGGGAAATGGAATCCCTGGTGCCTCTCTACCTCCATTTAAGTGTGAATCAAAAGTTAGTAGCTGCTTATGTTTTAG